Part of the Drosophila kikkawai strain 14028-0561.14 chromosome 3L, DkikHiC1v2, whole genome shotgun sequence genome is shown below.
CACGTTCTCATTCCACTGCCACTGGCCCTCGGCCATTTGACCCATGATGAAACCGGCCACGGTCAGAGCGGCGCACAGCAAGGTGGCCAGCATTAGAAATTTAAATCGATAAATGAGACCTGAAATTAGAAAAAAGATATTTACTTTGAacaaatatatgagaaatatgTGGGGAACATACTAGGAAGGAGCTGGACTTCTACAAAAGATAAATGAGACAAAAAACGTAAACTATTTAGAGAgctaaatttctaaaaaaaaatgttcaaaaactCACCTTCATAATGCAGTCGCCGGGCCTGAGACATGGATGGCAGCGAGGTGCGCTTATCCCCTATGTTCCTAAACACCTTCCAGATCATGTAGCACAGGAAGAGGAAGTATATAGCCGCGGATAATCCAGCCAGCACGATGAAAGTCATGGCCACCTTGGCGCCCAGTGGAGTGGTCCAAATGGAGTAGAAGGGATTGCGCAGCTGCACGCCCCTCTCGCAGATGTCAAAGACAAACAGGGAGATGCAGCCGACCACCACGGCAGAGAGATGCTTCCAGTAGCGCGATCGGATGGTAGACTTGTTGGGCGCATCCTGGATGAGCATGTGCTCGCCGGCAAAGACCAGCCAGAAGGAGAGCAGCATGGCGTAGAAGATGCCCTGGCGGATGTCACTCAACAACAGCATGTAAGGCATCTCCACGGCCAGGGATAGGTACTCCAGCGGCAGATTGAGGAAGGTCAAGGCGCCTCCCAGATAGATCAGCATGTACTCAAGCAGAGCCGGCGAGCGCTGCAGCAGGTGGACCCGTCGCCAGAACCAGATCATGATGCCCACCACAAAGGGAAATAGAACCGTTTTCAGCAACAGCCAGATCTGGGTGAAGCCTCCATTCTGGTGGATAGCCGTCAGCGTGAGATCGTGCATGTGGCCAAACTGCAGGTTCATCTGCCGCGGCGTGTCCAGCGGGAAGCGCAGGTTCAGCAGGTAGAAGCTGTGGTGCAGGGCGCCCAGCTCAAACAGCGGGATCATGTCGCAGGAGTACAGCGTCTCCGTGGAACCCACATGAGCGGTGACACAGTCCAGGTATCGGTGTTCCACTCCATGTGCGTACAACTTCCAGGCATTGGCAGGATCTCCCTTGTTGCGGTAGGCCAGGCGTATATCAATGGTCAACTGCAGCTCCCGTGGCGGCTCGCGCAGCTCCGACGAGGAGTCGTAGCCGAACTCCACCTGCAGCACCCCGATAAGATTCTGCTGCCAGCGGGAGTAGTCCAGGTCGCGCTGCTCGCGCGGCAGTGGCATCTGGAACACGTGCACTAGCTCGTTGGCCATCTTCATGGGGTCCCGCTCCACCTCCTCCCGCACCACCGGAGTGCAGGCGCCAGCCCCGCGCGAGTACAGCAGGAAGCCGGTGTCGTTCTGACGGGTGTGATCCTCGCGACACAGCGATCCCAGCACGGTCACATGGCCGGCGGGCAGGGGGGCGTAAAGACCACCCAGCAGGAAGCACAGCACCTGGCACAGCAGCAGGCTGGCCACCAATATGGACAGCTTGCGGCCGCTCAGGTTCTCCAGTATGGTGCCCGACATCCTGTCGACTTTAGCGCGTGGAGTGGAGCTGCCTTGTCTCTGGTTCGTTGGCCGCGTCGCGTCGCGTGGGTGGGTCCAATGTAAACAATTGCTGCACTTGTAAATGGACTTCAAAGGCGCCGCCTCGGTTTGTTTGGAAAAAAGATTCTAAAATGGTCtgggtttttgttgttgtcgataatattatcgatattttcccTGAAAATTATACCGAAATCGCGATATTTTCcgtcatattttttgttattttctccttggtcactctgaatttCAGTTAACAGAATTTTCTGTTAATGAGAGGCTAACAGAATTTTGTCTATGGAATCGCAGTAACAGAATTTCTGAGCTCTCCTAGAGGTGAAAGAACATCGATGTTGGCATTAATGTTATCAAAACATCGATATTTTCCCTGAAAATGATATCGAAATCGCCATTTTTTTGATCTGGTACTTTCGGTCCCAgagaccaaaagtaccagatcgtgaCCCTAAAGACCCGGTCGGTAAAGCAGTTCAGCATAGAATCTTGCACCTTGTTACCGACCTCTCAAACAGCTGATGCGTATCCACAGGTGGTCCCAACAGCTGATCAGGAGACTGCAGCGGGCGGAGGAAAAATGCGACATTTCCAGGTGAGACTCGCTGAGATTGGATTAAATCTGTTAAGCTAACCCCGGCAACCTGTCCCCGTAGCGTGTGCGACGGCTGCTAAGCCTGGGCAGCAGAAACCAGGTCCGACAACTCAGTGCGGGAACCTCAGAGCGGGCTCCGAAGAATGGCCTTCCCCTGGTGCGGCTGGCTCTCCTGGCGGCCGGCGGCGGTGCCCTGGGCTACGACGGCATCGTCAACGACTTTACATACTGCGGCGCCTCCGTCCGCTTTGTTCGCTCCCTGAAAACCGCCGGATTGATAGCCGCCGATTACATGCAGTTGAAGGAGGACGATGCGGAGTACGAGACGAAGCTGAAGGCCATCCACCAGAAGAGCGCCGAGCGCCTGCTGGAGACGTGCCTGCTGAACGGCGGCTTGTACATCAAGGTGGGTCAGGGATTCGCCGCCATTAACCACATCCTGCCCGTGGAGTACACCAGCACGCTGTCCCAGCTGCAGGATAGCTGCCTGCCCACCAGCAAGGCAGATGTGCAGAAGGTATTCCGCAAGGACTTTGGCCAGCTGCCCGAGGAGATCTACCAGGAGTTTGACTACCAGCCTGTGGCGGCCGCTAGCCTGGCGCAGGTGTTCAAAGCCAAGTTGTCCAGCGGCGAACAGGTGGCCATCAAGGTGCAGTACAACGATTTGCAGAAGCGCTTCGTCAGCGACCTGGGAACCATCATCTTCCTGCAGGACATTGTTGAGTTCATCTTTAAGGACTACAACTTTGGCTGGATCCTGAATGACCTGCGCAAGAATCTGGTGCAGGAGTTGAACTTTGTGCAGGAGGGCCACAATGCCGAGCGATGCGCCAGGGACATGAAGAAGTTCAGCTACGTGCATGTTCCCAAGGTCCACTGGTCGCATACAAAAACGGTGAGGATATACCTATTATTTTAACGACCAGTGTATGTTATTGGTTGCCTATTTCAGCGTGTCCTTACCCTGGAGTGGATAGACGGGTGCAAGATCAGCGATCTGAAGACCATAAAAGCCCAGAAGCTCAGCTTAAAGGACATCGATGTCAAGTTGTTTGATACTTTTGCCGAACAGATCTTCCACACGGGCTTCGTGCATGCCGATCCACATCCTGGGAACAGTAAGTCATctcatttatatttctttaaaaaaaaaacagctaaCTTCCCATATTTCCAGTCTTTGTGCGACGAAATCCCAAATCTGGGCGAGCGGACATCATTCTCCTGGACCATGGTTTGTACGAGGAGCTGCCCGAAAATGTCCGTGGCCCGCTCTGTGAATTTTGGGAGGCCACTGTGCTGCGCAACGAGGCCAAGATGCAGTCGGCCGCCGAGAAGATTGGAATAGCCGACTCCATGCGCTTTGCCGAGGTTCTCTTTCAGCAGCCCATTCGGATTCGAGGCGGCCGTATCCGGGGAAAGCTTTCGCAGGAGGATATCGATCACATGCAAGAGATAGCCAGGAAGAACTTTGAGCATATTATGGGCACCCTCAAGGAGATGCCCAGGAGTATGTTGTTTGTGGTAAGAATTACTCGAAGGACTTGTActttgatttataatttttacccTAAAAATATAATCCTAAATCTTATCTTTCAGGTGCGCAACCTCAACACCGTTCGGGCGATAAGCCACCATCATGGAGACGTGGTAAATCGACCCCAAGTCATGGCTCGCTATGCCCAAAAGTGCCTCTACATGCAGCACAGTCGTCGCTCGCCGGTGCAGTACATCCGATGGCTGAGGCGTCGCATTTACTTTGAATACTGTCTGTTTGTGTCTGCCTTTAAGTTGCGTCTTTTGGATTGGTATTTTAATGTTCTTTATCTAATGGGTCGTGCTCCTGCCTCGGCCAGGACCGTGATGAGCGATATGTTGACACCACCAACAGACCCAAATATGCTGAGATGAGTCCCTGAATCACCAATGCCCTTTGTACTCCTAAAAGTTAAGTTTTAATATGTGTTTTTATAGGAAAATTCAGGTATTGAAAGTACTCTATTTAAATcattctaaaatttttgtaatagaaaaattatattttttatagaggCTATTATTGGATTTCATTGAGGAGttgtaaaataattgaaagttGTGATGGGGTTATTATTTCAGTTGGTGTAGGATTTTATAACCGATTTGTATTTAAGGATATAGtcataaatataagaaaagggtggaaataaatataaataataatacaacaaCTCGTTGAACAGTATAAACAATATCCTTTAAAGTCCTTTAAACCTTCCCTTTGCTACCCTAATGGTAATGATCACTCCCTCAATCCCCTCGAGACTTTGCAAATCCCTCCCGAATGCGGTATTAAGTTCAAGTGTGCATGCCACGTCTGgaactttaataaaattgcAGGTGACTTGCCCAAGGTTATAACCAGCCAGACAGCCAATCAGCCAGTTATTGGGCCACTTTCACTTCCATTTAGGCCCTcccaaaaattcaacaaatcaATCGGAGAGCATGAAACACGACGAGTgctgtctaaatttaaaaaaataacgcCTGAACAATACTGCGGTGGCCGCTCTGGAATGTCTTTCCGGGTGTATCATTGGAGTATTAACACCCAGTAATACACACACGAAGGCTCAGGTAAGTAGTACAGCTGTTCCTGCCCCGAAATAGGCACAAATGGGCGTCAACTACATATTTCCGGTTGTGTGGAGCCCCCTGACAGGCTGCAACATGCCAGATTCTACCTATGACCAAGCCCATGTCCCTTtatcctctctctctctctctcccctgTCCCAGCACCCATCTCGCAAGCCCGCCATCACACTTTCACTCCTTGAGCCACATACATCGAGTTTCGTGTGCCGCACACAGAactaaattcaattcaatttcatttaaagttaCTTTCGCTGACTGACAGACAGCGAACGACCCTCTCAGCCTAAGCCCGAGGCCTAGGCACAGTGGGTTGGAATTTGGAAGGTCCTTTTAGCAGTTAGCCTTTGCTATAGAAGCTCTAAAACCTATTACAAAGATTTCAAAagattatatatttagttccaaaaatattatatagctTATAGCTTTTGATTTCTGTGATTACCTCTTAATCAAAACCTCTTTCATCAGAATAtagttgtattattttatttatattaattttactttttaccTTCTCGTTTATCCGCTCCACTGTCCTTTAGTACCACCTGACTGACTTCTGCTTAgttgcgcatacgccccgtgcgCCCACGActaaatatgaaattaaaaatccatGCTGAAGTGTGAAATGCCTTCGAGCTGGCTGACTGGAATGGCGGCTGTCTGTCGTTCCCTCTACCTCCGATCCCGGCTGAGGCTTAAGCTAGAGCTCGAAACCGTGCTCGTCGAGAAATCATTCGCCTACGAGTCGCAGAGTGGTGCAAAGGTGCCTAGCGGAAACGGAGCTCAGTGCCTAattagaaaaaagaaaatgaacaAAGAGTTCATCACGCAGGGCGGCACGCCCATAACCGCCGATTTGGCAACGGTAATCAGAAGATCCCAGTATGTCGGGACCGGGAGCGATCTGATCATGCTTTCGCTTAGGATTTGCGGAATCTGGTTTTTGGAACCGCCGCCATTCCCATGCGGGCCGAGTGGCTGCAGACGTCCTTTGTCTTTGGAGCGCCCAAGGAGGAGCTGGCCTATGGCCTCCGTTCGCCCCGTAATGCCACCCGAGGGCTGCTGTCTGTCGTCCAGGGTTTTGTGCTCAAGTATCTGCTTTTTGCCCGGAAGACCACCCGCGCCGCTTCGCTTACCGAGTGCGTTTCCTTTTGGGTTTTTTAAACCTTCCGGTTCCATTTCCGGTCTAATTGAGTgggagtgtatgtgtgtgtgggttgttTTGTGagcatttgtgtgtgtgttatccTTTCAGTCCTCTATTGGCCACCGCGGAGATGCAGCGCGAGGCTCTCTTCTGTGCGCTACTGGAGATCCTGCGCACCATTTCGGACAAGGGCAAGGTCACCATGGTGCTGCCTTCGGAGGATGAGGTGTTTGTGGACCACAGCGCCTGCTATTTCCACGATTCCGTCACCGAGAAGGTAAGTGCGATGCCATTGCATAATGGGAAAActattagaaattaaaaaacaaataatttttaagctgAAAATCTAAAggaatatttctattattttaaagtgCAAATGTAAAGggctttattattaataatttatatttaataatataattgttCCAGCTTTATGTTTTCACCCTTTCCCCCAATGAGGAGCTGGAATATTTTATGAAGCGAAATTTTAAATACGTAagatctaaaatattaaattatgagTTGTACAGTTTTTTGATCAAATAGTTTGCATTTAAACCGCCTTAAAGTTTACAGAGGAGGAGACCCCGGGCACCCTGCTCTTCCTTTACAGCGCCGTCCTCACGCGATCCATGGGAAAGTAAGATTAACCCcaagtgtctgtgtgtgcgaAGGCATTTCCTTTTTCAGAAATAAGTCTAATTAACCATTAACATTTACCTTTTGGCCGGCGAATACTTTTAAATGCTTTGCAGAGTTCGCACCGATTTGGACTGCTCCAAGGGCTCGCCCCTGACGTCGAGCAACCACGAGGAGGGTTCCCTGATGATCGTCACGCTGCTGCTGACGGGACGTGCCACGCCCTATATACACAATGGAGTCGTCAATGTGGGCGATGAAAGTAGCTATGTGGGTGCCTAGAAGCTGGGTAAGATTCTTCGATGGcaatggtttttgttttgtgcttTCAGGCGGTTCCACAGTACGGAGTTCTTAAGCGCTGCATGATTGGTCTCTTGCTCTGGGACATAGAATCCGCCAGTGtaagttaatatattttaataatattttaattagttcttTTATCTTCTAGCcaagtaaaatttaattaattttttggctTGCTTTCATTTTCCCCATTTATAAAAAGGCTGCAGTGAATCAGTCGCGCCAACCGGGCTCACGTCTGAAGACGCCCAACTATCCCATCTGGATAACCAGCTGCACGGGACACTATGGCGTAATCTTCAACAAGAATCCGGATCTGCTGCGCAACTACCATGCCGAGTCGCGCTTTGATGTCAACTACTACAGCTGTTCGGGTCATCAGATCCTAATGACGATCGATAATCGCACGTACAACGAGCAGGCATTGGTCATGTTGGAGCGGCAGCCAATCACGCCGGAGAGTACCTCGATGTCCGGGAAGCCGGCCGGAAAGGAGGCGGAGACCTTGTCATCGCCATCTGCTGGCTCCGGaggaggtgctgctgccggcggcggTGTGGGTGGCGCTAGCGGTGGTGCTGCTAGTGGCGCTAGCGGTGGTAACGATGTGGTCGCCAAGGAGGAGTCAACGCTCAACACGCCGTTGCAGCGTCTGATTCGTACCAAGTGGGAAGAGGCAACTATAAGCTTTCACGTGCAGCCATCGATGTTGAGTTATCTTTTTAGTACCACGCAGTAGAATGCAGGATCCATAAGCGAAGCTCATGTCTCCTTTGCTCAAGTTAGACCGATGAATATTCAGGTCCAAGAGATATCATCTAGGGTTAGTTAGAGCAAAAAGGATTTTCTTTaatctaatatattttctatctttatattttctattagtTTGATTGAGCAATGAAGACAAGTCataaaaaaaggttaaaacTAGTTTTGTTGCAGATCAGAAAGTTTaactttagttttataaaGGAAAACGAActtgatttatatttgtaaGAGTCTAGAAAGCAATTTTATATAGAAtctcaattttattttaatttaataattgagTAACCAAGTACTTAAAtatcaattattattaaattagatATGTTTTATATAGAGTTTGAATTCCCgacttgttttaaaaattgtttagacATTCTCGAAAGCTTTGCATAATTTTCAGTTCGTTTATTTTACATCTGAGCTAATTTAAACATGAAAGCTTGTTATGTTGTCTCTTGATCTATGATATAAATCGACTTTCTTGGCGAATGACCAatgcacaaaataatattaactgCTAATACAAATTATGGATACAGACAGTTCTTACTCGCAACGAAAATAAGTAAGTTCCAAGTAGTAAAatttagataaatatttttcgctCAATCTTAAAagttactttaaaatatagaaaccaagttttcaattaaatatccATCTTAAATATGCTGTATTAAGTTTTAAGTAGCCTCTGGTAGTAAACAAATTCTTTTAGAGGAAAATGATAACAAAGAAGTTCAACAAACCGAGAATGTCTTGTcagataatatttaaatacttacCAGATTAGTGCCATTTAATGTAAGCTTACTAGATTATGCACcagttagtttttattttagtaaGCACTGCCGTAATAGAATTCTACTGTCCAACCGATGGAAAATCCACATGGGTATtaaaaaaagatacaaatgGTTAAAAATCAAGACATCAAACCGAAACAGCGATGGTAAATACACGTAAAATATTCCAAGTATCTGATCTAAAGCGCACGAGCTAGGGCAGAATTCTGAAAGGTGGTGTCCAACGCCTTCACAAATCTGCCAGGATTGAGGCCTCTCTTTACGAGCCGAGCGACTGCAGGACTCTAAGCCAGTTGATTGATGCTGCCGCCTGGAGCCACTAGACGATATGATCATTGTCAGGCCTTGTGTAGATCACCAACATGCTTATGCTTTTCCACACTTAGTTTTCCAATTATGTTCCAAATAAATCAATCTGTAAAACTCTGACGAATCCAAAGAAGTTCCTTTTTTGTGGGaggaattaaatataaagacTTAAGGgttattttgaaaattgttaagaaatGTTTATCAATTTATTGAAAGGTATTTGTAGTTTTGTTTGAAAAATGATTGAAGTTCCTTGCTACAAGTACTGTCTGGCTTAAACATTGTATGTTGTAATTTACTTGAATAAGAGAATAGTTGTAGACGTATTTCTGTATCAATAGTATTCATTGAAACGTTTCGAGTTATTttggaaaagttttaagttGATTTTTTGTAGGAATCCAGCCCagattttgttgttatttaaatatttcttgtaAGATTTTGTAAGTACCTAACTAATTGCTTTGCGGCTTATTCCGTATGCTTTCatatatattccatattcaattgtataa
Proteins encoded:
- the wls gene encoding protein wntless isoform X1 → MSGTILENLSGRKLSILVASLLLCQVLCFLLGGLYAPLPAGHVTVLGSLCREDHTRQNDTGFLLYSRGAGACTPVVREEVERDPMKMANELVHVFQMPLPREQRDLDYSRWQQNLIGVLQVEFGYDSSSELREPPRELQLTIDIRLAYRNKGDPANAWKLYAHGVEHRYLDCVTAHVGSTETLYSCDMIPLFELGALHHSFYLLNLRFPLDTPRQMNLQFGHMHDLTLTAIHQNGGFTQIWLLLKTVLFPFVVGIMIWFWRRVHLLQRSPALLEYMLIYLGGALTFLNLPLEYLSLAVEMPYMLLLSDIRQGIFYAMLLSFWLVFAGEHMLIQDAPNKSTIRSRYWKHLSAVVVGCISLFVFDICERGVQLRNPFYSIWTTPLGAKVAMTFIVLAGLSAAIYFLFLCYMIWKVFRNIGDKRTSLPSMSQARRLHYEEVQLLPSLIYRFKFLMLATLLCAALTVAGFIMGQMAEGQWQWNENVEIQLTSAFLTGVYGMWNIYIFALLILYAPSHKQWPTMHHSDETTQSNENIVASAGSEEIEFSHLPSDSNPSEISSLTSFTRKVAFD
- the wls gene encoding protein wntless isoform X2, with product MSGTILENLSGRKLSILVASLLLCQVLCFLLGGLYAPLPAGHVTVLGSLCREDHTRQNDTGFLLYSRGAGACTPVVREEVERDPMKMANELVHVFQMPLPREQRDLDYSRWQQNLIGVLQVEFGYDSSSELREPPRELQLTIDIRLAYRNKGDPANAWKLYAHGVEHRYLDCVTAHVGSTETLYSCDMIPLFELGALHHSFYLLNLRFPLDTPRQMNLQFGHMHDLTLTAIHQNGGFTQIWLLLKTVLFPFVVGIMIWFWRRVHLLQRSPALLEYMLIYLGGALTFLNLPLEYLSLAVEMPYMLLLSDIRQGIFYAMLLSFWLVFAGEHMLIQDAPNKSTIRSRYWKHLSAVVVGCISLFVFDICERGVQLRNPFYSIWTTPLGAKVAMTFIVLAGLSAAIYFLFLCYMIWKVFRNIGDKRTSLPSMSQARRLHYEGLIYRFKFLMLATLLCAALTVAGFIMGQMAEGQWQWNENVEIQLTSAFLTGVYGMWNIYIFALLILYAPSHKQWPTMHHSDETTQSNENIVASAGSEEIEFSHLPSDSNPSEISSLTSFTRKVAFD
- the Adck5 gene encoding uncharacterized aarF domain-containing protein kinase 5, yielding MDFKGAASVVPTADQETAAGGGKMRHFQRVRRLLSLGSRNQVRQLSAGTSERAPKNGLPLVRLALLAAGGGALGYDGIVNDFTYCGASVRFVRSLKTAGLIAADYMQLKEDDAEYETKLKAIHQKSAERLLETCLLNGGLYIKVGQGFAAINHILPVEYTSTLSQLQDSCLPTSKADVQKVFRKDFGQLPEEIYQEFDYQPVAAASLAQVFKAKLSSGEQVAIKVQYNDLQKRFVSDLGTIIFLQDIVEFIFKDYNFGWILNDLRKNLVQELNFVQEGHNAERCARDMKKFSYVHVPKVHWSHTKTRVLTLEWIDGCKISDLKTIKAQKLSLKDIDVKLFDTFAEQIFHTGFVHADPHPGNIFVRRNPKSGRADIILLDHGLYEELPENVRGPLCEFWEATVLRNEAKMQSAAEKIGIADSMRFAEVLFQQPIRIRGGRIRGKLSQEDIDHMQEIARKNFEHIMGTLKEMPRSMLFVVRNLNTVRAISHHHGDVVNRPQVMARYAQKCLYMQHSRRSPVQYIRWLRRRIYFEYCLFVSAFKLRLLDWYFNVLYLMGRAPASARTVMSDMLTPPTDPNMLR
- the LOC108083034 gene encoding inactive ubiquitin carboxyl-terminal hydrolase MINDY-4B, with the protein product MNKEFITQGGTPITADLATDLRNLVFGTAAIPMRAEWLQTSFVFGAPKEELAYGLRSPRNATRGLLSVVQGFVLKYLLFARKTTRAASLTDPLLATAEMQREALFCALLEILRTISDKGKVTMVLPSEDEVFVDHSACYFHDSVTEKLYVFTLSPNEELEYFMKRNFKYFTEEETPGTLLFLYSAVLTRSMGKVRTDLDCSKGSPLTSSNHEEGSLMIVTLLLTGRATPYIHNGVVNVGDESSYAVPQYGVLKRCMIGLLLWDIESASAAVNQSRQPGSRLKTPNYPIWITSCTGHYGVIFNKNPDLLRNYHAESRFDVNYYSCSGHQILMTIDNRTYNEQALVMLERQPITPESTSMSGKPAGKEAETLSSPSAGSGGGAAAGGGVGGASGGAASGASGGNDVVAKEESTLNTPLQRLIRTKWEEATISFHVQPSMLSYLFSTTQ